Genomic DNA from Spirochaetota bacterium:
AGCACCGAAGGGGGAATGACGCGACAGCATGTACCATCGATGGGTTCATGATGGAATTCCATTCTACGGGGGGTGTCAATATCAACAATGCCGTCAATGCGTTCGCAATGAAAAATCACTATACACTTTCGCTTCCCGCGGCTGCAAAAGAACACTATGCCTCCATGCAGGAGGAGTTTTCCCGCCGGGGACGCTTCATGGAGCAGCGCATCAAACTTCTCATCTACGATATTCTCTATCTCATGCTGAGCGAAAACTTCGACGAATTATTCAGCGGACGGAAGAGCGCCGTAATGGACGCGCCGATGCGCGTATTCCTTGCCGCCAAGGAGCTGATCGAATCGCAGATAGCCGCGAATATCAGCATTAAGGACATCTCAAAAGCGCTTTCGCTTTCCCCGAACTATCTCAGCCAGATGTTCCGCAAGGCCGGTGAACTTCCCTGCGGGAAATACATACAGGAGCGGCGGCTGATCCGTGCATATCAGATGATAAAAGAGAACCCGACGATGAAGATACGCGAGGTCGCCGAATCGCTCGGCTATACCGACGAGCTCTATTTCAGCCGTGTGTTCGCCAAGCGGTTTTCCCTGGCGCCGAGCGCCGTGCGGGATAACGACCCCTTTTGATCGAGCGATGGTTTCTTTCTGCATTTCTTCCATATAAGTCACGAAAAATCCATGGACTGTCCGCGTTAAGATCGCTATATTACAGCCGATAAGAATTCCGGACCGAGGAGCACGCCGATGAACAGTGCAGATGTTACCGCCCGATATCGTCGAATGCGCGCCGTGCTGAATGGGGAGCGTGCCGACAGGATACCCCTTCCCGGCGATTACACGTCGGTCGAATACCGTATGGATACGTATCATCTTGGGGAGCCGGTACTTGCGGCCCCCGGAGAGGTCGTCGTTTCGAACGGCGGAAAAGTGCGCACCACAGCCGACGGCGGCAACTGGCGGCAGGGGGACAAAGAGCTTTATCGGGATCATGAAGATGTGCTCAATGCCCCGCTTGACCGCTTTGAGGTCGAAATCGTCGACGAGCGAATGCGTGCGGAAATGCGGTCGGTGTTCACACCTTCGGCTGCAAATACATTTACCATGCCGCAACACTACGGCACGCTCGTTACCCGTGCAACGCTTGCCTTCGACTGGGAGCCGTTCCTGCTCGCATCCGCCGTCGATGAGGTCCGTTTTGCGAAAATACTCGATCGCTTCGGTGAAGCATCGCTTGCCGTGATCAGCGGGTGGAGCTCGCTTGAAGATGTTGAAGCGATACGCATCCATGACGACATCGCCAGCACTAAGGGACTCATACTCAGCCCGGTATGGCTGAAAAAATATGTATTCCCATGGTATGCCCGGTTCTTCAAGGCGGTGCACGATGGCGGAAAAAAGGCGCTCCATATTTCCGACGGCAACTGGTTCGCCGCACTGGACGACATAATGGAAGCGGGCGCCGACGGCGTGTATATCGAATCATCGGCCATGGACCCTGCACAGGTGATGAAGGCGTGCGGAGAAATGACCATCTATCAGGTGAAGACGGATAATAGCGTTATGGATTCGGGAACACCGGAAGAGATACGCGCGGAACTCACCTCTTTGCGCAAATTGTGGGAGCGCTATCCGTCGATATTCATGTATCACGGCGGCGGGGGTGTTGTCCCGGAGAATGTCGCTGCGTTCAATAGGTACTATAATGAACTGTTGTGCGCGCAGTGACCCTTCCCATTTCCTCCATGTATTCGCCGTTTATTACATTGACTTTATCCTGCACGACGTGCTACTTTAGCACTTGAATAATGGTATAAAGTCGGGAGATACAATGATTAGAAAATTGCTTCCCATCTGCGTTATCTGTGTGCATATAGTGCATGCCGATCCAAAGACTCTGGAGCTTTTTAACGCGGGGACAGAGAGCATGTTCCCGGCGGGAAAACCCGTGCGCATTTCCATAAAAGACCTCCCCGAGACCGGACTCAAAGTGGTTTGGAAGACGGTATCGTATTATGGGGAGAACCGGAACGGGAGCATTTCGGGGAAGGATATCGATCTCGGGATTTTCCCGCCCGGATATTATGCCATACGCATCAATGCATTCAATGACAACGGCGATATGATCGCTCAGTCGCGGGAGACGGGTATAGCCGTACTTACCGCCTTGCCGGAGGTGCTGAAAGATCCGGATTCTCCGTTCGGACTGCACAATACCCTCTGCTGGGGGCGCCTCGCCGACAGCAATGCGAAAGCCCTCGCGCAATTGAACGTTACCGCCGGATATATCTGGAATCGCGAATACCTCATTCTGAACGACGGCATTTCAAAAGCAAAAGGCGTGTATGATCTTTCGAGATACAAGCGTCTCCTGGAAATATCAAAAAGTTCCGGACTTAAGACCACATTCATGACACATCATGCGCCGAGTTGGGCGAAGAAAAAACAAAAAAGCACGGACCCTCTCTATGAGGACTTGCGCGACCTCTATTATTTAATTCGGGAGATCGCCGTCAATTTGCGCGGTTTGGCAAGCGTCTATGAAGGCATTAATGAACCGGATTCGAGTTGGATGGACGAACATGCATCCCCGTATGAGTATGCGAGCTATTTCAAGACTTTTGCGCTCGGCATCAAGGCCGGGGACAAGGACGCGCAGATTGCTACCGGACCGATAGCATGGGGAACGCGATGGCGAGCGCCGTACTTCATCGAGGGCGATTTGTATCGATACGCCGATATTTATAATTTTCACGTGTACGACAATACCCCGCAAAGCGATTACCGGACCATACCCGGCTCCGTGAGCAATTATATTGTGCTGGGGAAAGCAACAGGACTCGTATCATCCCCTCATTGGGTGACTGAATGCGGCGATTACTATATGCCGGGGAAGGGAAATATGGAGCCGATCCCGGCGGGTGAGGTCGATTATTCAAAATTCCCCTGGGACAATTATCCGGGGATGAAAGAAAAGCAAATGACCGAGCGATTGAGTCCTTTTGCCCAGAAGCATCAGGCCGAGTTCGCGGTAAAGACCATTGTATTGTCTCTCGCATCGGGCATCGACAGGCACTTTTATTTTCTGCTCAATCCCATGGTGCAGGATAATGTGTATTTTTCGCCGGTAAGGCCGGACCTGACGCCGTACCCCGCGTATGTGTCCCTTTCCGCATTGACCCGTCAGCTCGGACGCGCCCGATGGCTGGGATCGTTCGTTCCGGCCCCGGGATCCATCGGTCATGTCTTCGATTCCGGGTACGGACTTGTCGCGGTGCTGTTCTCGACAGAAATGGAAAAGGTCGAGGCGACACTCGGCGCTCTCAGTCCTTCCACCCGCATTATTAATATGATGGGAAATGATGTGACCGCTCAGTACAAATTTCCCCGAATCTCCATCACCCCTGAGCCTGTGTATCTGACGGCGCTTCCCGATTCCATTCGCCATGACTTGTCCGCCCAGGGGATCGCAGCGCTCCGGGAAAGACCGTTAGTAAAACGCAATTGGAACGAGACGTCAAGAATTATCATACGGTGGAATGTGCCACTCCCAATCTCGCTTGAACAGTCGCGTTACGCCTATGTGCCGCCCGCATTGACGCAGGAGGCGGTTTTGGAAATATATAATCTCTCGGAAGAACCCGACACTGTCCGTCTCTCTATAACATCCGGGAAAAAAGAAATAGCCGCCCTCAGCCTTTCTATGGAAGCGATGGGGCGCGTCACCACGAACGTCACCCTGGGTCAGGATACGAGTGTTGAAGAATCGGAGCAGATATCCGCGGCCGAAGCTACTGACAAGTCCGGTCGTGTCTCCCGAAGCATCATACGATTATTGTGGAACACACCGCCGGTGAAAAAACGCCCGTTCACGGATGTCGCCCCGATACAGTGGCTCGATTCTGCGATCGACAGAACGTTCGTCACAAAAAATGAGAACGGCAATGGTTCATGGACGTGGAAGGCACAGTTTCCCGCTGCCGCCAAGGATTGGTGGATATTCCCGACGATCACCTTTGACGACTGTAAAGACTTATCCGAATTCAATGCGATCGGTTTCACCCTGTCGGTCTCCAGGGGGAGTTTCGACGGGAGCAGCGGGACAAAGGTCGGCGTGGTCATTCAGGAAAATGACGGTGATACGGCGAGCACCTTTATGGGGAATGTGCCTGCGCCGCTTAGCCCGGAAAAACCAACGAGGTATGTACTTCGTTTTGATGAGATGTCTCTTGCGGGTTTCCGGAAGAATGCAAAAAAAGGAGCGGCAAGGCTCGATGCGTCGCGGATAAAGAAAGTGAGCATCGGCGGGAATGGGACATATGCCAAGACGCCGGAGATAGAATGGACGCTTTCCGAGTTGGAGTGGGTATTGGTTCGATAAGTGCTTTCGATTGTCATCGATCTTGGAGTAACCAATGTCCATTTTTAAAAATATTGCGAAGCTGCAAATAGGGCACATACATTCAGGAGCGGCGTATCAGGAAAGCCTATCGGATGATAACGGAGAACCCCACGATGAAGATACGCGAGATAGCCGCATCGCTCGGGTATACCGACGAGCTCTATTTCAGCCGCGTGTTCGCCAAGCGTTTCTCCCTGGCACCGAGCGCTGTGCGCGAGAACGATCCGTTCTGACCAAAAACGCCTTCTTTATTGGGACTCATTCGTACTACTTCGAGAACAGGAACGAACGGAAATTGATCGGCGCCTTTCCCTCGCCTATGCCCGGCGTAAGCCCCATCCAGGAACTGCGTCCCATGCCGTCGTTCTCATTCACGATAAAATTAAACGGCATCATCTTCCCCGCCTTTGGCGGTTCATGTCGCAGCTCTTTCCAGGGAATGAGCGCTTCATAGATGGTTACACCGTCCTTGTGCCCGCCGGCAACCAAAGCCGCGCATGGACCCCAATAGACATTGGCGATGTAAAGCGACGCCCTGCCACCGCTATGGCCGATGACAAGTCCTATCTCGCGGTCATCGGCGTTGTATCCATGGGTCGAGTCGCATTCGTAGTCAAGGCCAAGCTGTATGCTGTCAGATTTCCATGATTCTTTGGGGCCGTCGAACGGGACCTCATGTCGGTTATCCAATACCCGAGCAGCAAAATACAGTCCCTCATCGTTCCAGCCGACATAGGCTGTCACAGAAAGATCATTCGTCCCCTTCCATTCGGCATCGGGAGGGAAAAGATAGTTGCGATTGTCAAGCGAAAGTGCTTCAAGCGAAGATGCCTCCGAGATATCGCCATCGATCCCCGGGGCGGCGATATAGCCCGCAGTGATGAAGTCAGTCTTTATTGGTACTTTTTTCTTCATCACTTCTGCTGTAAGGGAAAGCGCAAGCGGTTCATTGGGTCGCACCGGTCGGGATAAAGGCACGATGATCTTGTTGCTGATACTCGATGAAAGGTCATGCTCGCTTGTTCGGCCGGCCAGTTCAAAAACGGCCTTCACCGGTCTTCCCGTGGTGTTCTCCAGTACAACAGTGACTTCCCGGTCGCCGGAAAGCCCTGCCTTCCGCACCATCAGCGGCTGGGTCGCGCTCATTTTCCCGGTGCTCATCGATCGTTCGAGCGCATCCGCCTCATTGATAGGCGCGACGAAATAAGTAAGAAGCCTTGAGAACGTGGCAGCTATGGCGGGGCCCTGCGCAACGCGTTTCCCGTATGCATTATACGCTTCGACAGACGATGAGCCGCTGAACTGCAGCTGGTATTCGCCATCATGTTTCGACCAGAGGCATATCGCCGATTTTCCGTCGGCCCGGTCAAAACGCCAGGCGGAGAACGTATCGCCCAGTTTTATTTCGCGGACGAATTTTGAATCATGAAGGATGTTTGCATGCGCCGCGTATACTGCCGCGCCCGGCGAGGGGAATTTCAGTGACGTTGGACTTTCAGGCGACCTTTGCGAAAGATTATCACTGAATAGTCCGTAGTCATCCCCGGTCGGATTATGCCAATGGAAAATGAACCAGAACGCCTTTTCAAGCCCCGGCACGGATTTACAGATCGTCATCCCCTGTCCGAGCGCTGCGGCGTACAGAAGCGACATCTCATCCGGGGGCTCAGTTGTCCCGAGTATAGAATATCCGAACTCGGTAGGCCACAGCCTTCGCGGGAATCCGTGCTTCACCATGAGATCGCCCGCCGCCATTAAAAGGCCGCGTAAATTCATATCCTCCGGCATCTCCACCTTCACACCCGGACGGATGATGCGGCTGTAGGAGTATGGATGGCCGCTGTGTATATCGAACATCCCCTTCGTCTGCGGCATGACCGCCTTCGCGAATTTGAGATCGCCGGGGAATTGTTTTTCATCGGCCCCGGGGAATGACCGGTAATCCCGCCCGCAGTCCAATGCCAATATCCGGGCATTCGGCGCCGCCTTGCGTATCTCCTCGCTCGCTACACGGACCATGGCCGCGTAGATCTCCGCGCCTTTTTCTACCGAATGGTTGAAGAGATATGCTATCTCGCTGTCCGGCTCGTTCTGTATCTCAAAAGCCGCCACTGTATCCTTGTATCGTTCTACCATGAAACGTATATGGTTCCGATAATGCTGCATGACCTCGGGCTTGAGCAGATCGCTCGTGTTATGCACCCCCCAGTTGGTCGGCAGGCTCATATAGTTTATCTCCGGACAGAGTACTACCTGCATCCCGTGAGCGCGTGCTGCATTGATCCGTTTATCGTAGGTGGCCAGGATCGTATTCTTTTCCGGGTCCTGCGGCGTCCACCCGGAAAAATTGAAAAACTCTCGGTAATTCTTGCAGCCGATGCGCTCCGCAGCTTCCGGATCGTGATTGACCGCCATAAGCCCGTAAAAACTGTTGCTGTCCTCCTTGCCGTAATTCGGGGGTTTATTTACAACAGCAAGTGCGCTTTTTGTTCGCACAAAAAGCTGTCCATTCTCTGATATACTTGCCAGTATCCCGTAATAACCGGGTTCCCGGGCTGAGAGGGGGATGTCTTTCGTGATAGTCTCACCCCCGGATGTGAACGAGAGCGGATATTGTTTTTCTTCAAGGACACCGTCATCGTTCTTGATACGAAGCCCGAGCTCCGCGCTCGTCGGTCCATCCATACGATGCATCACGGTGACGCGATACACCGCTCTATCCCCGACAAAGGCAACACCGCTCGGGAATTCATTTTCGATCGTAAGGTCGAATTTTGCGGCAGGGGACACCGATCGTGTGTAAACGGCCGTATCTTTGATGAGCAGGAACGCTTTCCCCGGGGACGGCAGCGTGCCGCGGTATATCAATAGGCTTAACGATGTGACCGGGAATTTTATCTTCCCATCATTGTCCCCGCTCCAGTGATTGATGAACACCCGCTTGTCGAACGGAAGGCGTATCGTCTGCCATTCGTTACCCGTCGGTATCTTAAGATCGAGCGAATGATTCTGCCCGCTCTGATCGGCCACTATCACGGTGCATCTGATGCGTGTGTCCGAGACAAGCATGGAAAAGCTGAGCCCTTCGGCCCCGAGCTTCTCGATATTCCGTGAAAGCCGTGCGTATACGAACGCATCATTATCTTTCACCTTGTCTTCAAAGGCAAGGTCACCGCGTGCGGTGTGTTTGTCCGCATCATTGAGCGGCGCCAGTGTTCCGGAGACGCCGGGCCTGAAAAAGATGAGTTCCCATCCGGTAAGGGGACTGCCTTTGGCCGGATCGATGATATACCGGTTCGCGGGAAGCGGAATAGATGCCGCGCTGACGGCACCCGCCGGGGCAGCGACCGGTGCAATTGCGGCGTTCAAAGCAAGGGATGATGGTTCAGCGTACGCACTCCGGTCCTTCGCCATGATATCCGAGATGACAGTTTCGGTGAGAATGCTGTCGTAGATACGGACATTATCGATGAACCCTTTGAACGGACGTATCCCGCCCGAATTCCCTACCTCAAGATTACCGGGACTTACGACAGCACCGTTCGGCAATCCGCTTTCCATCATCGTCTTCACCAGCGCTCTGCTCTTATACTGATACGCAGTGATCGTGTTGTTCCTGCTGTCGAGAACGCAGGCAAACATCACCGGAACATTTGATATCACCGATATTTTTGTCCCGACGTACTTGACCTCGTTCTTCATGTTCGCGACCGAACAGATAAGTGCGCCGCTTTGCGCATAGATCTTCAGCGGGAACATGGTTACGATACAGCGCGGGAGATCATCGGCTGTCATTGGATAGAACGATCCGATGATCGTTATCATCGATGAGCCCTCGAGGCCCTTTGCCGGGAAGAGAACGGTGCCGCCGTGAGCATTCGCTTTATCAGCAAGTCCGCCGCGTACTCTGCTCAGGTCAA
This window encodes:
- a CDS encoding AraC family transcriptional regulator, whose translation is MDTSLHEPFNEDEYNRTIRGILKSIPFIDCGGFVITIPTSTHVTIPAGMSYDWHSHPYCEFSYIRAGEMIFRTREEILRRREGDVFFMPQGVEHRRGNDATACTIDGFMMEFHSTGGVNINNAVNAFAMKNHYTLSLPAAAKEHYASMQEEFSRRGRFMEQRIKLLIYDILYLMLSENFDELFSGRKSAVMDAPMRVFLAAKELIESQIAANISIKDISKALSLSPNYLSQMFRKAGELPCGKYIQERRLIRAYQMIKENPTMKIREVAESLGYTDELYFSRVFAKRFSLAPSAVRDNDPF
- a CDS encoding uroporphyrinogen decarboxylase family protein yields the protein MNSADVTARYRRMRAVLNGERADRIPLPGDYTSVEYRMDTYHLGEPVLAAPGEVVVSNGGKVRTTADGGNWRQGDKELYRDHEDVLNAPLDRFEVEIVDERMRAEMRSVFTPSAANTFTMPQHYGTLVTRATLAFDWEPFLLASAVDEVRFAKILDRFGEASLAVISGWSSLEDVEAIRIHDDIASTKGLILSPVWLKKYVFPWYARFFKAVHDGGKKALHISDGNWFAALDDIMEAGADGVYIESSAMDPAQVMKACGEMTIYQVKTDNSVMDSGTPEEIRAELTSLRKLWERYPSIFMYHGGGGVVPENVAAFNRYYNELLCAQ
- a CDS encoding helix-turn-helix domain-containing protein, with the translated sequence MQERRIRKAYRMITENPTMKIREIAASLGYTDELYFSRVFAKRFSLAPSAVRENDPF
- a CDS encoding sugar-binding protein, producing MKKLIVIGIVAAYCFAQAPLPVPRIEFLFDGDLKNSGTLGGEGRCQNPVTGEEAGFGSGMMNGCLDLSRVRGGLADKANAHGGTVLFPAKGLEGSSMITIIGSFYPMTADDLPRCIVTMFPLKIYAQSGALICSVANMKNEVKYVGTKISVISNVPVMFACVLDSRNNTITAYQYKSRALVKTMMESGLPNGAVVSPGNLEVGNSGGIRPFKGFIDNVRIYDSILTETVISDIMAKDRSAYAEPSSLALNAAIAPVAAPAGAVSAASIPLPANRYIIDPAKGSPLTGWELIFFRPGVSGTLAPLNDADKHTARGDLAFEDKVKDNDAFVYARLSRNIEKLGAEGLSFSMLVSDTRIRCTVIVADQSGQNHSLDLKIPTGNEWQTIRLPFDKRVFINHWSGDNDGKIKFPVTSLSLLIYRGTLPSPGKAFLLIKDTAVYTRSVSPAAKFDLTIENEFPSGVAFVGDRAVYRVTVMHRMDGPTSAELGLRIKNDDGVLEEKQYPLSFTSGGETITKDIPLSAREPGYYGILASISENGQLFVRTKSALAVVNKPPNYGKEDSNSFYGLMAVNHDPEAAERIGCKNYREFFNFSGWTPQDPEKNTILATYDKRINAARAHGMQVVLCPEINYMSLPTNWGVHNTSDLLKPEVMQHYRNHIRFMVERYKDTVAAFEIQNEPDSEIAYLFNHSVEKGAEIYAAMVRVASEEIRKAAPNARILALDCGRDYRSFPGADEKQFPGDLKFAKAVMPQTKGMFDIHSGHPYSYSRIIRPGVKVEMPEDMNLRGLLMAAGDLMVKHGFPRRLWPTEFGYSILGTTEPPDEMSLLYAAALGQGMTICKSVPGLEKAFWFIFHWHNPTGDDYGLFSDNLSQRSPESPTSLKFPSPGAAVYAAHANILHDSKFVREIKLGDTFSAWRFDRADGKSAICLWSKHDGEYQLQFSGSSSVEAYNAYGKRVAQGPAIAATFSRLLTYFVAPINEADALERSMSTGKMSATQPLMVRKAGLSGDREVTVVLENTTGRPVKAVFELAGRTSEHDLSSSISNKIIVPLSRPVRPNEPLALSLTAEVMKKKVPIKTDFITAGYIAAPGIDGDISEASSLEALSLDNRNYLFPPDAEWKGTNDLSVTAYVGWNDEGLYFAARVLDNRHEVPFDGPKESWKSDSIQLGLDYECDSTHGYNADDREIGLVIGHSGGRASLYIANVYWGPCAALVAGGHKDGVTIYEALIPWKELRHEPPKAGKMMPFNFIVNENDGMGRSSWMGLTPGIGEGKAPINFRSFLFSK